Genomic DNA from Paenibacillus borealis:
AATCAAAGGAAGCCATCACGCCGCCGTCTTCCGGACCTCTGCTCCGCTCAAGATTCAGTTCAGCGGTTGCGGTGCGCAGCACACCGATGAGCTCCTCATCATCAACCGGTTTCAGAATATAGGCATGAGCCTTCAAATCAAGCGCCTGCTTCGCATAGTGAAATTCCTGGTATCCGCTGATGAACACGATCTTCAGTCCCGGATTCAGCTCCAGCGCCAGGCGGGACAGCTCCATGCCGGAAACCACAGGCATCCTGATGTCCGTGATCAGCAGATCAATCTCATGATTCTCGATATATTGGAGAGCTGCAAGCGGATTGCTCTCGCTGCAGACCACTTCAATGGCAAGCTCACTCCAGGGAATCAGGCAGCGCAGACCCTCCAAATCATAATTTTCATCGTCCACCAGGACGGCTCTGTACATCGCAATCAGCACTCCTTCATGCGGAAAAGAGGGTACGTATCGTATCCCTCTTCTTTCCAAACGTTTATTATTGTGGTGAATAGGCCTTAATCTTCTTAAGATTGTTCCGCCATACTCCGGTTTTCCAGGCGAGCAGCCTGTCATATCCCAAAAGCGCTGCTTCCCTGTCTGCTTCCTCCATCAGCTGCCTGACCTCTTCCCCGCTTGCCGCAAATATCATCCGGGGAATCACCTGCGCATACTGGTCTTTCAGCCTTTGCAGAATGATTCCCTCTTCGGAGGCGGGAGCCGGATCGAGGTTGGAGAATTCCGTGATGTTCATGGACGTCCTGAACGTTACATTTGCTTGACCAAGTGTTGTCCAGTCCCGGGCCTCCACAGGCAGCAGCTTCTCGCGTCCGGCTTTGGCTGAATCAATATAAGAGGTATTGCCGTACCAGTTGAATTCTCCGATCTTCAGATCATCATACTGCTTCAAATCACGGCCAATATAGGAATCATTTGGAATTGGAATTCCATCCTCCACTTTATCATAAAACATTCCCTCCGGCCCGAAGAAAATAATGCGCTGTCCTTCCGGACTCGTCGCCCAGTTCATATAGGAGAAAATGGCTTCCGGATCTCTGGCCCGGGTTGTAATCACATTGACGTTCCAGCCCAGCGTATTGTATCCGGAAGGGTATACCTTACCCGGATCGACGCCTTCCCGGTGCACCGGCCAGATGATATCATACCCGTCTTGCGGATCCTTGGCCGAGAGCTGATTATTCGCTTCGCGGCCGATCCCTTCCACGATGGCGTCATAAGCGCCGAATACGGCGATACGGCCTGTTTTCAGCTTCTCCAGTACCTGATCCCGTGTTTCGGTTAACAGATCCGGGGACGTCAGCCCTTGACGGACCAGCCGGTTAGCCAGCAGAAGCGTCTCCAGGAATGCCGGATCCCGGTACACAGAAGTCAATCTGGAGCCGGTGGGCACACCGAAGATTTGGCCTGAACCGGGAGAGATGAAGCTTGGTGTCCGGTTATCCGCCGCACCGCTGTACAGCATGCCGATCATCTGTACATCTGCTCCGTCCCGGGTCTCCCCAAAGTCAATCGGGACAAGTTCAGGATACTTTTGTTGCACCCGCTTCAGATAAGCCTCGAGATCATCCCAGGTCTCCAGCTTAGGAGAGCCGAGCGCCCGGTAGATATTCTTCTCGACGAGGAAACCGGCGTTGCCGCTGCCGCTGCTGCCATTGATATACCAGTTCGGAATCTGGTACAGTTTGCCGTCTTCACTGCGCAGCATGTTCAGTGTATCCTCGCCTATGGTCTGGACAAATTCAGGATATTCCGCCAGATAAGGATCGAGTGCCACCAGCTTGCCTGCTTTTTGCAGCCGTTCCACATCCTTGCCCCGGTCCATGACCAGCACATCGGGAAGCTGATCCGAGACAATCATCGCGTTCAGCTTCTGGGCCGCAGCCCCGCTGGATTGTACCGGAGTGAGCGTAACCTTCAGATTATCGCTGATCCAACGGCTATGCGGCCTGCCCTCCCAGGTCGGTGCCGTATACCAGTCATAGTTCACAAATACGGTGAACTGGACCGGCTTCACCTTGGCGGCCAAGGCTGAAAGGGCGGTGGCGGTGGCCGGATGGTCCGCAGGCCACATATTGCCGGGATCAGCGGTGGTGCCGGAATTGCTGCGATTGGCGGTATTGCTGGTATTGCCGGTATTGGCGCTACTGGTATTGGCAGCTTGGCTTGAGCTCAGAGCGTTAGCGCCGTCCTCCGCAGTAGCCTCCTGCGTTTGGAGCTCCGTTAGTTGACCGCCGTTTGAGCAGGCAGCAAGGCCACCCAGAACCAGCATGATTAACAGCAAATGCCGCAATATCATTGACCTGTGCATAGGCTCACCATTTCTTTACTTTGATGCCTCTATTCTATCGCTATTGCCGCCCCGATTAATAGACCGACATTTCCCATAAAGAATAGCCGTACTGTGTGCCCCGCTCCGTACCGTTCACTTTCACATACCGTGCACTGACCGGGGTGAAGCTGATATCATCCAGTTCCCCGTCTCCGGTTGTCGTCATATAAGCTGTTGTCCAGTTCGTGCCATCAACCGAAGTCTCAATGGTATAGGATTTGGCATACGCCCCCTCCCAGTTCAGCAGGACGCGGCTGACCGTCTGTGACGAGCCGAGGTCGACCTGAATCCACTGCGGATCACTGAAGGCCGATTCCCAGCGGGTGCCCGGATCTCCGTCCACTGCACCGGCAGCGGGCTGTTTCGGATTCTCGGAAGCGGTAACTGCCTTGTTCAGGGCAAGATTCACCGACGGCGGTGTTCCGCCGGTAATCACCTGTTGCACGGAAGCATCATTATATCCTGCCGCAGTTACCGCAATCGTGTAAGTTTTCGCAGTTGGGAACAGCGCAGTGTTCAGCGTGATTTTACCGGCTGCCACTGTATAATTCGCTGCCGCCGCTGTAGTTCCATCCACCTTCACCGCACTGATTGCGCCTCTCCAGGCTGCATTGTCCGTGAAAGTCAGCTCAATCGGCTGGCCGGCTGCATTCTGCGTTGTATCGGCTGTCAGGGCAGGCGGAGCAATCGGTGTCACGGTGCCGCCGCTGCCGTACACTTCCAGTTCCCATAAAGAATACCCGTACTGCGTGCCGCGCTCCGTACCGTTTACCTTCACATATCGTGCGCTGACCGGGGTGAAGCTGACATCGTCGATGGCCCCGTCTCCAGTTGTGGTTGAATACGCCGTTGCCCAGTTCGTGCCGTCTGCCGAAGTCTGGATGGTATAGGATTTGGCATACGCCCCCTCCCAGTTCAGCAGGACGCGGCTGACCGTCTGATTCGAACCGAGGTCCACCTGAATCCACTGCGGATCACTGAAGGCCGATTCCCAGCGGGTACCCGGATCTCCGTCCACTGCACCCGCAGCCGGCTGTCTTGGATTCTCCGAGGCGGTAACCGCCTTGTTCAGGGCCAAATTCGCGGAGGTTGCTCCGCCTGTGACTACTTGCTGCACGGAAGCATCGCTATATCCTGTTGCTGACACCGTAACCGTGTAAGTCTTCGCAGTAGGGAACAGCGCGGTGTTCAGCGTGATTTTACCGGCTGCTACTGTATAATTCGCTGCCGCCGCTGTAGTTCCATCCACCTTCACCGCATTGATTGCACCTCTCCAGGCCGCATTGTCCGTGAACGTTAATTCAATAGGCTGGCCGACTGCATTCTGCGTTGTATCAGCTGTCAGGGCAGGCGGAGCAAGCAGTGTTCCCGAATTCACCTTCGTCGGGTCAACCTTCACCAGCTTCCTGGCTTCGACTACAGCCGAACCCGTAATGCCTCCTGCGTTGCGGAACGTAACCGTAATGGCTGCATTCGTCGGATTCCAGACCAGTGCACTGTAGGCCGAGCCTTTCTTATACACTGTTGCACTGTATCCGTTCGCCGCCCAAATGTCTTTGGTGCGTGATCCGAGGGTGGCCATATTGTGCACAAACCAATACGTGTTGAACAACTCATTCTGCTGCGGCAGTGCCGGATTCCATTTATTCAGTACAGCCTGCGGATTGCTCAGCGCCTGAATCGGCCAGACAATATGGTACCAGTCGGTTTCCGGCCCGCCGTTATCGGCTACAAAGCCGCTGTATAATCCGGCAGCCTTGGCCGTGTCGAACCCGTAGCTGGTTAAATATTCAGC
This window encodes:
- a CDS encoding extracellular solute-binding protein, which codes for MLVLGGLAACSNGGQLTELQTQEATAEDGANALSSSQAANTSSANTGNTSNTANRSNSGTTADPGNMWPADHPATATALSALAAKVKPVQFTVFVNYDWYTAPTWEGRPHSRWISDNLKVTLTPVQSSGAAAQKLNAMIVSDQLPDVLVMDRGKDVERLQKAGKLVALDPYLAEYPEFVQTIGEDTLNMLRSEDGKLYQIPNWYINGSSGSGNAGFLVEKNIYRALGSPKLETWDDLEAYLKRVQQKYPELVPIDFGETRDGADVQMIGMLYSGAADNRTPSFISPGSGQIFGVPTGSRLTSVYRDPAFLETLLLANRLVRQGLTSPDLLTETRDQVLEKLKTGRIAVFGAYDAIVEGIGREANNQLSAKDPQDGYDIIWPVHREGVDPGKVYPSGYNTLGWNVNVITTRARDPEAIFSYMNWATSPEGQRIIFFGPEGMFYDKVEDGIPIPNDSYIGRDLKQYDDLKIGEFNWYGNTSYIDSAKAGREKLLPVEARDWTTLGQANVTFRTSMNITEFSNLDPAPASEEGIILQRLKDQYAQVIPRMIFAASGEEVRQLMEEADREAALLGYDRLLAWKTGVWRNNLKKIKAYSPQ